The Rhododendron vialii isolate Sample 1 chromosome 1a, ASM3025357v1 region tcttgttttttttcaacaacaacGCATACCAAATTCATGTCTTCTGTTCTCGATAGTCCGGTAATAGTGACCAACTTTTGGTACCACTCTTCCTTTACCGTTGTATATACTGGTATTGGTTGTTCTTGAATGTCCTATCTCAACCTGTCTTCGTCGGTGCTACTCGAATATGATCAATTTTAATTCTACTTTTATGAGTCTTAGCCACATTCAACACAGCCAGTCTTACCATACATCCATCTTACCATCCAATCGTATCCGGTAGCCACACTCATTTCTTGTAATGGGTTGTTTCTTATTTACTCACCCTTCTGCTGCCTTGGAAAGCACCATTGTGCCTTGTAGTGTCTGTAAGAATTTTGAGCAATTTTGTTGGTATCTGTCGATCGCACAATGTGCCTAAAGTAATCCTTTGATTGCAACCTCTCCATCCCTGTCAATAACCATATCTTGATAATAAATTCAATATTCAGAGGTAATTGTACTTCTTTTGTTACTAAAGCCACCTTCCCTATATTCCAGTTCTAGTCATACTTCTCGGCGGCTTTTCCCCTAAATTTCTAATGTACGTGTATAGAATATATTTTGACCTTAATAGGAGTGCTTATTATCCCATCCATCTGGAACAGGTTTTCGACAAGGACATTGGGCAAGATAAGCGATTGGGCATAGCAAAAGTTCCGCTGATTGAGCTGGAATCTGAAACTGAAAAAGAGCTTGAAGTGAGACTCCAGCCATCACTTGATATGCTgaaaattaaagacaaaaaggaTAGAGGCACCCTTACAATAAAGGTAAACATTACTACTTAATATTCTAGAAATTCTTCTTCACATGTAATGAACTGTCATGGTTTCGTATGTCTCTTTACTTTTGATGTTTTGTCGCTCAATGGTTGGTGGTTATGTGGAGAAATTGCATGTCCCCATGTTACAACTATCAAAGAAATAGGATGAGAGAaagaattaaaaacaaaaagagagaaaaagactGGAGGCATATTAGGGAAAGGAGCTGGCTTCTCTGGACCGACCAGTTTGGCCCACGACGGGTTCCATTAAGATGTCCAAATCGTTTATTGTGTCAGTCAAGATGTGTCGACCATCCATAGAAAAATTTGGCTTAATTGGACATTTTGTGTGTGGTCATGTTGTGTAGTTTGTCCATGAAAAAAGTCAAGCGTAGTTAGACATACGTGGCCCTATTCACATTTGACATTcgtcttaaaaacaaaaatacagtCAGTTTTTTACCGTCCTTTTTTTCCACGGAAAAATGAGATTCGTTTAGGCCCTTAGaccttgttcggttgtgggatttaggatttggattttggattctctctccactttttacccctatcttcaatcattactctcatttttctctttatctctctccaatcattatccctatttccaatcattactctatttctctctacactcattacctacaaatccaaatccaaaatcccaaactTAACAGGCCCAACTGATTTTCACTTAACCGGATTGTTTTCAGAAATAATGTACGCACTGAAATTTAGAAAGTGAAttgctcggatcatcaaaaagGGACCTGTGGTGGGCTCACAGGCCAGATCGTATGGTAGCAACTTCAGAGGAGCTAGGTCTTGCGGGAAAAAAGGGTGTTGAAATGAGTTGGGTCTTTCATTTCTCGATGCATGTATTAAGCTTAAATAGTTTAAGAAATGGCAGATAACAGTAAACAGCTAATGTGAAGTTTCCTGTCATTGCTTGCTTCTCTCTGATACTACTTGCCGTAAATTTGGTTGGGCTTTGCAATTAGACTGTTTGCTGTTAGTACGCCATGTTTGTTGCTTAACCAGGGATACCATCAAATTTCAGGTCCAGTATCATGAATTCAACAAGGAAGAACAATTGGCCGCGCTTGAACATGAAAAGCAGATCCTAGAAGCAAGAAAGAGGCTGAAAGAGGCTGGAGTCATAGGGAGCACGATGGATGCCCTCGATGGAGCTGTAGGGCTGGTTGGGTCGGGGGTGGGGCTTGTTGGTACCGGAATCGGAGCCGGAGTTGGGATCGTGGGGAGCGGCTTCGGAGCCGTCGGAAGCGGACTGAGCAAAGCCGGGAAATTCATGGGGAGGACCATCACGGGAGGGCACGGGCACGCCGGCGGCAGCTCCAAGAGGAGTGGCACCTCCACACCAGTGAACTCCACTCAAGAAAACGGAGGCGCAAAGCCACTCTAGCAAGTGGTGGTGTCAATCAGGGTATTAGCTGAGtaaatattttgttgttgtCGGTATTAGCTGGACATGTACCATCATCCCAAATCAAAGTTTTATGTTTCAGTTTTTCCTCCGCCTTGTCTGATTATGTAACATCATGACATTTGAAagggtattttttatttttatttttatttttgggtttaaacAAAGTGCATAGAGGAAAACAAGCGTCACTGGCCATCCTTGTTTCCTAGAATTTGGTAGCagtttttgcaattttcaggaacagaagattgtgttttcctttgttttggttccaaattttctctctccctctcccgcCCAATGGGCCGTGTTCCCCACCAGTGATCCCCTCCAGCGAATAGCAATACATGAATGGTTGTTTTCCCTGTTTGCGGTTTCTTTGTGGTAATGTTTTTGTGCGCAGTACACGCATATACATGTGCACATTGGTTGGTAATCGAAGTTTTTAGCGGCAGCTTTTGAGCCTGGAAAGCGGAGGCCAGTCGAGGAGAGGTTGCCCGAATAATCATCACTGTATTACGATAAACAAGCCTAAAACCTGCACACTATTTTGCTTCACTCTTTGCTGCTTGGTCACTCACATCTAATGTATCTCCCCTTTACCTTCTGGGAATTTCGAGTTTGATGACAACTCAATGGTCAATGAATCCAATTGGCCTTGTCAACCGATTTTGAGCGGTTTGACGGCGACGGTGGTGGCCTTGTCAACTGATTTTGAGCAGTTTGATGGTGACAGTAGTGGTGTCTGTAGCGGATGTAGCGATGATCCTTGAGTCTGCGGTGGAAACGAGTTTCAGTTGACTGCAAATCCTTGTCACTCCACCAATCTCAGTCACTCCATCCGCCTTCACGAATGTGATTAATGGGTTTGGCTCCGGCATTGATTTCACGcggtttttctttgtattttgttgtaTTTATTTGGTTGCTTTAGTTGTACTTTGTTTTCATATAATATAGGAGTAACTGTGacgggaggaaaaaaaaacgaatcaaCATAATAAGGGCCTGTTTAATTGGTCAAATTAGACATGGCTTATAAGCTCTGCTGAGATAAATGATGACTATATGAGCGAAGAGCAAAGTTAAGGCAAAAATAATGCACAAAACATATTGCGACTTATAATAAATGACCTATACTATACAAACGGTTGAAAGCATGGACCATCCAAAGAGACGGGTTCTCGGCACATACCGAGTAGGAGTATGCTCAACATAGGGGAtgtttcaaagaaaataaaccgATCGGCACAGTGTCCGATATTTAAGGAAAGAAACAACAGAGCTCTTGGCCGAGAAGGAGTCAGACTTCTTGGGCAAGAAAGCAGAGTACATACAATACAACACAGTGACAGTAACCAACCAGCATGACGTGTACCTCCGAAATTATCACTCCGGGTCACATCATCCAATCAGGTGAAAGGCTTTTGTGGCAGACGGacattagagagagaaaccaaagCAACTCACAGATCTCCATAAAGGATAGCATCATAGTTTCATGAACGACAATCATGGTTGGCCAAATCATAACTAACCGTGGGTAAAGGTACAACAGAGTCTATAAATAGTGGCAACATGCAAAAGGGGGAGGGAATGTGATCTGGCTTACACTCTGTGAGCATagactctctctttctctactcTCAGACTTGGGAGTACCGAAGTTTATTGTCTGTTCCTAACTTATCCATCGAAGGGCATTCCAGCGAAACCTCACCGGCTGACTTGCCTCTGACTGGTTGCGAAGAAAGCTTgacatgaaaagaaaattagatGTAGTCTTTGAAATAATCTCATACTTGGTAGAGGCACAAAATCCGGGCCCCTATAATAATGTATTTTGGCTATTATCCAAGTCTGGATTTACACAGGTATTTACATGCCGATTAAACTGGATTCCCCACCCCTAGACAATCTACTTCCACCATTTTGTATCTACTTGGGCATGAGGACATCCCAACTCACTGTTGCTTGATCAACAGCTGAGGTGCGAGTCAACCTTACATTCAAGTATGGTATCTCTGATAATAACACGACGACGAATTAGCCAATAGAAGATCGAATTCATTAACTCACTCATCAATGACTGGAGAAAGCAGAGGTCTATTTGAGAAGAAAGCTTCTAAATTATCCACCACCAGTCGAAAAGCATCGAAAAAAGCTTCCTCTGTGAAGGCAGCTCTGTGTGGCAACAACACGACATTGTCCATCGCAGAGAGTTCTTTAGGCACATTAGGCTCATTCTCAAACACATCCAAACCAGCACCAGCAATTTCTCCTCGCGCCAAACACCCGACTAATTCCTTCTCATTGATGATAGCCCCCCGCGCAATGTTGATGATGATCCCTTCTTTTCCTAATGCTGACATGACTAGTTTGTTAATAATGTGCCGAGTTTCGTCCGTTAATGCACAGCAAATGATAAGCACATCGCAATTAGAAGCGAGTTGATAAACAGTTGGGTAGTAAGTGTATGGAACAGACGGTTTCGTCATCCTCGAGTTGTATGAGATAATGCAGCCGAAGGATTCAAGCCTTTTTGCAACTTCTGAGCCGATGCTCCCTAATCCAACAATCCCAACTCGTTTGCCTCCCAACTGAAACCATCAGTTGTCCAGTTAGGGGTAGTGTTTCAACAATTACAATCATACGATGttacaagaaaaaaagtaaCAGCATAGCACCACCATAGTATATTTACGTACCCATactgaaaaccaaaaaatatgttTATTGCTCTTCCACTGTCTAACACTTAGTTACTGAGAGGATTCTCATTGAAAAGAAGCTTCGATTCCTAGTCTAGAGATGCTTATGCGATCTTATCATCATGGTGAATAAGAAAAACCTTCAAATAAGCTTAGGATTGCTTCTTGAGATATTGGCCGGATTACATGAGCTTATGATCGAACACTTTTCTAGAGAAAGAAACTGAGCGAGCCTAGACCCTAATTCAAGCATGAAGTCTAAAACACCACCCCCTCAGGATTTGAGAAACTAGATCAACTATCATGGAAGTTGAAGACTCTAGCCACCAGAACATAGTTGACAACAGGAAGTACAATTATCAAAGTCCAAATACAATAGAATCCATCCAGTGGTTATGTTACAATTCATGCCCTCATATACCTCATTTATTCTTGCAATTAGGCTATGCGGAAGTATTTAGTTTGTTAAGACAGTCCTTAATTTTACAAATTGCTTATTTGACAAGAATCACAGCCTAGCCTTCATGGACTGACTCAAACAAGTACATGCACACATTTGTGTTTAAAGAATGGTGTTTCACATGGATATGAAGGAAAGTCTTAAATATGACGCTTCAAGGCCCATGAATTCTGAGGTCTTGCAATATGAGAATCTCAGCTAAACTGGCGTCGCCCTTAAGCTATTGTTGAGTGAGGGATTAAGATTTTGCGACACCAAGCAGATTTTTTCCGTATAAGACTCGGCTCAGTTGGCGCTGTTGAGAGAAAATTCCTAAAGTAAACATAAAGCTAAAGCATCACATTCATGCCTTTGTTCATAGTGATCCTCTTAGTTGGGGAACTTTTTTTGAAGCTTCCAAGATGCAGGCCTCCTAACTGTTTGAGAGATTGTACACATTGTTCTTTCTTATTAGTTTATGAGATGAGTAATAAGAACCCAACATGCTAACAAAACACAAAATGTGACTGTTCGAATGTGACTGTTCGAAAGGTCTCAACTAATGGAATGTATTGGGGGAAAACCAAATTACCCTCAAACCTTTTATGTATTCTGAAAGCAATGATTTAATGATTTAATGAGGGCAACTAAGTAATTTCTCACACTATCCACTCTTGGATTGGGAAATCTTGTAGTGCAAAACCGTGCAAGACACCCTGTAGGGCGCACACGGgccatcgatcttgacaatgaatggttgagatatgatttttaattatgatcagtaaaaatcatttattactggtcataattgatttttgatctggactgttgattgatgagatcaacGACCGTGCGATGCACTACAAACCCCTCCCCGGGTCCATCACCTCCTTAACTAATCCACTTATCCATATCCATCCCTTATTGTCTCTTCCCTTATTGTCTCTTCCGCTAAATCGGcggttattatttttattttctcatgtCCATCTGGCCAAACCAACCACATTTCCTCCTTTTGAAGCCTTGGAATGGGTGTTAGTACAAAGTGCTAAGGgaagtgacttatttttgtcttttgtaagctttttttttttgttagttttgtaagctttttttttgttagttttgtgtaaAATTCCTGTAAACCATTTATTCGTTTCGCCAAAACGAAAAAGAACAAAAGCACTATTAGAGGAACACAGTACCTTGGAACCAAGAGGATAGTCCCCGTGAGTGGGCCACATCCAGCCACGAACAAACCGATCAGCGGCAGTTACTCTCCTCATCACGTCAATCAAGAGCCCGACTGCCACATCAGCAACGTCTTCGGAGAACACGCCACCGGCGTTGGCGATAGCGATCCCCCGCCGCCGGCACTCCGCCAGGTCGATGTGGTTGACTCCGGCGCTGGCGGTGACGACGA contains the following coding sequences:
- the LOC131323122 gene encoding glyoxylate/hydroxypyruvate reductase HPR3-like; amino-acid sequence: MARKERNQRLRFSAFRNIFGVIVHSELLIVDSETDPRQTYSQSQMAQQLLQEPEQGQPIKDHHHLPPLLLVLRPPPVFTAFHHHFSTNFQLLKPYESPLPTDLFLSTYAGSVEAVLCSGASPITAGVLRLLPSLRLVVTASAGVNHIDLAECRRRGIAIANAGGVFSEDVADVAVGLLIDVMRRVTAADRFVRGWMWPTHGDYPLGSKLGGKRVGIVGLGSIGSEVAKRLESFGCIISYNSRMTKPSVPYTYYPTVYQLASNCDVLIICCALTDETRHIINKLVMSALGKEGIIINIARGAIINEKELVGCLARGEIAGAGLDVFENEPNVPKELSAMDNVVLLPHRAAFTEEAFFDAFRLVVDNLEAFFSNRPLLSPVIDE